From the genome of Chroicocephalus ridibundus chromosome 1, bChrRid1.1, whole genome shotgun sequence, one region includes:
- the LOC134522186 gene encoding fibronectin type III domain-containing protein 9-like, with amino-acid sequence MGITVQNITGSTAMVIWPKMASCADTFYSVMYHPNWNSMLSSYSRKSFQKEERVPTTRSSFVVENLTPLTTYIVCVTCQSANPSSDQCRVFNTLERDPASASNTKKELALGIWLTSSVLLLIIAAILLYGCLHILCRRRCERLRGQNGTSKQDHGKAWTKNTAQDSEELGRQSQLMQDTEEKHPGGIQLATIIENPSACKEPVMPTSKSRERVSTTRQCSAIN; translated from the coding sequence ATGGGAATAACCGTCCAAAACATCACTGGAAGCACGGCAATGGTAATTTGGCCAAAAATGGCCAGTTGTGCCGACACCTTTTATAGCGTCATGTACCACCCTAACTGGAACAGCATGCTATCCAGTTACTCAAGAAAGAGCTTTCAGAAGGAAGAGAGGGTGCCCACCACTCGCTCCTCCTTTGTTGTTGAAAACCTGACTCCGCTGACAACGTACATCGTGTGCGTGACCTGTCAGTCCGCCAACCCCTCCAGTGACCAGTGCAGAGTTTTCAACACACTAGAACGAGACCCGGCATCTGCAAGCAACACCAAGAAAGAGCTCGCGCTGGGCATCTGGCTCACCAGCAGCGTCCTGCTCCTCATCATCGCAGCAATCCTCCTCTACGGCTGCCTGCACATCCTGTGCCGCCGGAGATGCGAGCGTTTGCGAGGGCAAAACGGAACCTCCAAACAAGACCACGGGAAGGCGTGGACCAAAAACACAGCGCAGGACTCAGAGGAGCTCGGCCGGCAGAGCCAACTGATGCAGGACACTGAGGAAAAGCATCCAGGTGGCATCCAGCTGGCCACAATCATAGAGAATCCCTCAGCATGCAAGGAGCCCGTCATGCCGACTTCCAAAAGCCGTGAACGCGTGTCAACGACAAGACAGTGCTCTGCCATAAATTAG